The proteins below come from a single Demetria terragena DSM 11295 genomic window:
- a CDS encoding gluconeogenesis factor YvcK family protein, translated as MTTRRLQVAALGGGHGLAASLGALQHVTDGITAIVTVADDGGSSGRLRNEFDILPPGDLRMALSALCSPTDWGVQWRDALQHRFPGEGELGGHALGNLLIASLWDLLGDPVAGLDLVGRLLGVRGRVLPMAIEPVRIGGLVRGHDPERPHEVQEVRGQVQLAVSPGAVESVYLEPDPPAACAEAVQAIYDADWVVLGPGSWFTSVMPHLLVPELRDALVHTKARRLVTLNLVLNQGETDGFSPSDHLDVLTQHARDLHLDVVLADEKAVGSAAAELRESAQAHGAEVVLTDVADPDRPVAHDTLRLAAAYRDVMG; from the coding sequence ATGACGACCCGGCGACTCCAGGTGGCCGCGTTGGGTGGTGGCCATGGCCTGGCCGCGTCCTTGGGAGCCCTCCAGCACGTGACGGATGGAATCACTGCGATCGTGACGGTCGCCGATGATGGTGGCTCCAGTGGGCGGCTACGCAATGAGTTCGACATTCTCCCGCCGGGAGATTTGCGGATGGCGTTATCGGCGCTTTGCAGCCCAACCGACTGGGGTGTGCAGTGGCGAGATGCGTTGCAGCACAGGTTCCCTGGGGAGGGAGAGCTTGGCGGTCACGCCCTTGGCAATCTGCTGATTGCTTCGCTGTGGGATCTTCTTGGCGATCCAGTCGCGGGCCTCGATCTGGTCGGGCGACTGCTGGGTGTGCGCGGGCGCGTGCTCCCCATGGCCATCGAGCCCGTACGCATCGGTGGTCTCGTCCGCGGTCATGACCCGGAGCGACCGCACGAGGTGCAAGAAGTACGTGGCCAGGTCCAGTTGGCGGTGAGCCCCGGTGCGGTCGAGAGCGTCTATCTCGAGCCGGACCCACCCGCGGCTTGCGCCGAAGCTGTGCAAGCGATCTACGACGCCGATTGGGTGGTGCTCGGTCCCGGTTCGTGGTTCACCTCGGTGATGCCCCACCTTTTGGTGCCTGAACTACGAGATGCGTTGGTGCACACCAAGGCTCGTCGACTCGTCACCCTCAATCTCGTACTCAACCAAGGTGAGACCGATGGCTTTTCGCCCTCGGATCATCTCGACGTCCTCACCCAACACGCGCGTGATCTTCACCTTGATGTGGTCCTGGCTGACGAGAAGGCCGTGGGTTCGGCGGCCGCCGAGCTGAGGGAGTCCGCTCAGGCTCACGGAGCTGAGGTGGTGCTCACCGATGTGGCGGATCCGGATCGGCCCGTGGCGCACGACACTCTTCGCCTGGCCGCCGCATACCGTGACGTGATGGGCTAG
- the rapZ gene encoding RNase adapter RapZ: MHEQGDDRVTSELLIVTGMSGAGRSTVAKVLEDAGWYVIDNLPPQMLVPMAELLERDGVGQGIRLAAVVDVRSRAFFTDFRDGLDRLRDHGYSPTVVFADATDESLVRRFESVRRPHPLQGEGRMLDGIIREREMLRDLRSTADLLIDTSGLNVHQLSAKIRQLVGSEERVPLRIAVMSFGFKYGLPLDADLVFDARFLPNPYWNPELRPYTGQDQVVSDFVLAQPGAEEFVERVLDLLKPMTAGYHREGRSYVTLAVGCTGGKHRSVAMAEELTKRIASSEIGTVVVHRDLGRE; the protein is encoded by the coding sequence ATGCACGAGCAAGGCGACGACCGCGTCACCAGCGAACTCCTCATCGTGACGGGGATGAGCGGCGCAGGTCGATCGACGGTAGCCAAAGTCCTGGAGGACGCCGGTTGGTATGTCATCGACAACCTTCCGCCCCAAATGCTGGTGCCGATGGCCGAGCTGTTGGAACGTGACGGAGTCGGCCAAGGCATCCGCCTCGCGGCGGTCGTCGACGTCCGCAGCAGGGCGTTCTTCACCGACTTCCGCGATGGGCTCGATCGACTCCGCGACCACGGGTACTCACCGACCGTGGTGTTTGCCGATGCGACCGATGAGTCGCTGGTACGCCGCTTTGAGTCCGTTCGCCGACCTCACCCACTGCAGGGCGAGGGGCGAATGCTCGACGGCATTATTCGCGAGCGCGAGATGCTGCGCGACCTCCGGTCCACTGCCGATCTGCTCATCGACACCAGCGGTCTCAACGTGCACCAGTTGTCCGCCAAGATTCGCCAGTTGGTCGGTTCCGAGGAGCGAGTGCCGCTGCGCATCGCGGTGATGTCTTTCGGCTTCAAGTACGGACTACCCCTCGATGCCGACCTGGTTTTTGACGCGCGGTTCCTGCCTAATCCCTACTGGAATCCTGAGCTTCGCCCCTACACAGGTCAGGATCAGGTGGTGTCCGACTTCGTGCTGGCCCAACCCGGTGCGGAGGAGTTTGTCGAGCGAGTCCTCGACCTGCTGAAGCCGATGACCGCCGGTTATCACCGTGAGGGTCGGTCCTATGTCACGCTCGCCGTGGGGTGCACCGGCGGCAAGCACCGGTCGGTCGCCATGGCTGAGGAGTTGACGAAGCGCATCGCGAGTTCGGAGATCGGCACGGTTGTGGTCCACCGGGACCTGGGCCGCGAATGA
- the uvrC gene encoding excinuclease ABC subunit UvrC: MPDPSTYRPKPGEIPVEPGVYRFRDPDRRVIYVGKATSLRSRLSSYFQDIAALHPRTRTMVRTAASVEWTVVRNEVEALQLEYTWIKEYDPRFNVKYRDDKSYPYLAVTMSEDYPRAQVMRGRKRKGTRYFGPYAHAWAIRETLDQLLRVFPVRTCSNGVFKRAAQVGRPCLLGYIEKCSAPCVGRVDQHEYRAIVEDLCDFLAGNTQRFVKRIEREMLAASDDLDFETAARLRDDLQALTKTLERSAVVLGDATDADVFAVSGDELEAAVQVFHVRGGRVRGQRGWVVEIQSEGDLGMPEVIEHLLQQVYGGESPEGVPREVLVPELPPDPVAMSSWLGTVRGAKVDLRIPQRGDKRTLMETVRRNAEQSLARHKVARAGDLTARSQALEELQQALDLNQAPLRIECYDVSHVQGTQVVASMVVFEDGLPRKGEYRRFIVRGLEQEDGSVRTDDTAAMAEVLGRRFRRYLQDRDQAGDLEGVGPSSADEDDLPGGPIDETTGRPRRFAYPPQLVVVDGGRPQVNAARRVLDQWGIDDVAVIGLAKRLEEVWLPDDEFPVLLPRTSEGLYLLQRVRDEAHRFAITFHRQRRSKAMTRSGLDDIAGLGEVRQRALLSHFGSVKKMRAASIEDLTEVKGVGPSLAANVYAALQQSSTETTPAVNVTTGEVMD; the protein is encoded by the coding sequence GTGCCTGACCCGTCGACCTACCGCCCGAAACCGGGGGAGATCCCGGTTGAACCAGGCGTCTATCGATTCCGCGACCCCGACCGGCGGGTGATCTACGTCGGCAAGGCAACGTCATTGCGCAGTCGACTGTCGTCGTACTTCCAAGATATTGCGGCACTGCACCCCCGGACGCGCACGATGGTGCGCACCGCTGCCAGCGTGGAGTGGACTGTTGTCCGCAATGAGGTCGAGGCGCTGCAACTCGAATACACCTGGATCAAGGAGTACGACCCCCGCTTCAACGTGAAGTACCGGGACGACAAGTCCTATCCCTATCTCGCGGTGACGATGAGCGAGGACTACCCGCGCGCTCAAGTCATGCGTGGACGCAAACGCAAGGGCACGAGATATTTCGGCCCCTACGCGCATGCGTGGGCCATCCGCGAAACGTTGGATCAGTTGCTACGGGTCTTTCCGGTCCGCACCTGCAGCAATGGCGTCTTCAAGCGCGCCGCCCAAGTCGGTCGGCCGTGCCTGTTGGGTTATATCGAGAAGTGCTCGGCACCCTGTGTGGGCAGGGTCGACCAACACGAGTACCGCGCGATAGTCGAAGACCTGTGCGATTTTCTGGCCGGCAACACCCAGCGCTTCGTCAAGCGGATTGAGCGCGAGATGTTGGCGGCCAGCGATGATCTGGACTTTGAAACAGCCGCACGTTTGCGCGATGACCTGCAGGCTCTGACCAAGACACTTGAGCGGTCGGCTGTCGTTCTGGGCGATGCCACCGACGCGGATGTCTTTGCGGTGAGCGGTGATGAGCTAGAAGCGGCAGTGCAGGTGTTCCACGTCCGCGGTGGCCGGGTACGCGGCCAACGTGGGTGGGTGGTGGAGATTCAGTCCGAGGGCGATCTGGGAATGCCTGAGGTCATCGAGCATCTGCTGCAGCAGGTCTATGGCGGGGAGTCGCCCGAAGGCGTGCCACGGGAGGTGCTGGTACCCGAACTCCCACCCGACCCCGTGGCGATGTCGAGTTGGCTGGGCACCGTGCGTGGCGCCAAGGTCGACCTACGCATCCCTCAGCGGGGTGACAAGCGGACACTCATGGAGACCGTACGACGCAACGCCGAGCAGTCACTGGCGCGCCACAAGGTCGCCAGAGCCGGCGACCTCACCGCGCGCAGCCAAGCTTTGGAGGAGTTGCAACAAGCGCTGGATCTAAACCAGGCGCCGTTGCGCATCGAGTGCTACGACGTGAGCCACGTCCAGGGCACGCAGGTGGTGGCCTCCATGGTCGTGTTCGAGGACGGGCTTCCGCGCAAGGGCGAATACCGACGGTTCATCGTCCGTGGCCTTGAACAAGAGGACGGGTCGGTACGAACCGATGACACGGCCGCGATGGCCGAGGTTCTCGGTAGGCGGTTCCGTCGTTATCTCCAAGACCGTGATCAGGCGGGCGACTTGGAAGGGGTCGGCCCCAGCAGCGCCGATGAGGATGATCTCCCTGGCGGTCCGATCGATGAAACCACCGGTCGGCCGAGGAGATTCGCCTATCCGCCGCAACTTGTTGTGGTCGACGGTGGGCGTCCTCAGGTCAACGCGGCACGGCGGGTGTTGGACCAATGGGGCATCGACGATGTCGCAGTGATTGGACTGGCGAAGCGATTGGAAGAGGTGTGGTTGCCGGACGATGAGTTTCCCGTGCTGCTGCCGCGCACGAGCGAGGGCCTCTACCTGCTTCAGCGCGTTCGCGATGAGGCGCACCGCTTCGCGATCACCTTTCATCGGCAACGCCGATCCAAGGCCATGACACGGTCCGGGCTGGACGACATTGCGGGCTTGGGCGAGGTTCGTCAACGCGCACTCCTGAGTCACTTCGGCTCGGTGAAGAAGATGCGGGCTGCGAGCATCGAGGACCTCACCGAGGTGAAGGGGGTAGGGCCTAGTCTGGCGGCGAACGTCTACGCAGCACTGCAACAAAGTTCGACCGAGACGACGCCGGCGGTCAACGTGACAACCGGTGAGGTGATGGACTGA
- a CDS encoding ROK family transcriptional regulator: MSAIREGAASQAEIATQIGLNQATVSRVLQPMLDSGLVRSEPMPVQGPGRPARQLRIAHENFSTVGVHLSRFGAHVALTDIGGRRLHQSVHRIDLDSPSSTLQNVASIVRGVIASAPRPVLGVGVTCAGDVDAQEGVIRHSSSLEWRDVEVVEVLSRELGSLVVLDNIARSLIAAEFTFGTLARGSHILVVLVAEAVECAYTLSLNGPLTQARQGDLANLVVPGLQAGTYAPFGDVGVNRAFVAEARRRGLALDNILELQRFADAGNPIAEELVGRRRQQAVAAIRAVSDIVRPEMVFLTGLGISAPVMMDAIREDLEDRYPRDAICPTGRRGYTVESAAACLALRHSLVTGRFTAMKEIP; encoded by the coding sequence GTGTCTGCCATCCGGGAAGGCGCGGCGTCCCAGGCCGAAATTGCCACGCAGATCGGTTTGAACCAAGCAACGGTCAGTCGAGTGCTCCAACCGATGCTTGATAGCGGATTGGTGCGCTCAGAGCCGATGCCGGTTCAGGGACCGGGGCGACCGGCACGCCAACTGCGTATCGCCCACGAGAACTTCTCGACCGTCGGAGTTCACCTCAGTCGGTTCGGGGCCCACGTGGCGTTGACCGACATCGGCGGGCGCCGCCTGCACCAGAGCGTGCACCGTATCGACCTCGACTCGCCGTCATCCACGCTGCAGAACGTGGCCTCGATCGTGCGCGGCGTCATCGCCTCGGCACCCCGCCCAGTGCTCGGAGTGGGCGTGACGTGCGCTGGCGACGTCGACGCGCAAGAAGGAGTCATCCGACACTCATCATCGCTCGAGTGGCGTGACGTCGAGGTCGTGGAAGTGCTTTCACGCGAACTCGGCAGCCTCGTCGTTCTCGATAACATCGCACGGAGCCTGATCGCCGCCGAGTTCACCTTTGGAACCCTCGCGCGCGGCAGCCACATCTTGGTGGTTCTCGTCGCTGAGGCAGTGGAATGCGCCTACACACTCAGCCTGAACGGCCCACTCACCCAGGCCCGCCAGGGCGACCTCGCCAACCTGGTGGTACCCGGTCTGCAGGCCGGGACGTACGCACCGTTCGGCGACGTGGGCGTCAACCGGGCCTTCGTCGCCGAGGCACGTCGTCGCGGCCTCGCGCTGGACAACATTCTGGAACTCCAACGCTTTGCCGATGCTGGCAACCCGATCGCTGAGGAACTCGTCGGCCGGCGCCGGCAGCAAGCCGTGGCAGCCATTCGGGCCGTCTCGGACATCGTGCGCCCAGAAATGGTCTTCCTCACCGGGCTGGGCATCTCCGCACCCGTCATGATGGACGCGATCCGGGAGGACCTCGAAGACCGCTACCCTCGGGACGCTATTTGCCCAACCGGGCGCCGCGGGTACACCGTGGAGTCGGCTGCGGCATGTCTTGCCCTACGGCATTCCCTGGTGACTGGGCGGTTCACCGCAATGAAGGAGATCCCATGA
- a CDS encoding mandelate racemase/muconate lactonizing enzyme family protein encodes MTSAPITVEDVALCVCEPRDDRGLTAAVIRLFDESGHEGLAEISRPHHAVDVVAFLGSLLDIGHEALDLDRSTTLAHHGHTSLERAVGTALSTAWHDLQARQEGQHLATYLGGVRRPVLTFARLWLDAVSHRSADASDLIGAAELAASIGHQDYLLAPFVETASERPLVAGLDLLTTVREVVSPNTNLRVDLCSDLALNDVRCIGSALRDLHVGTLHNAAPVEDLDTLHALREEFPFTLTSVVTSAAQAKPAIDRGLLDAVYLDLRHGAGPVELLTHLQELRAAGVQVGVCGATGPISTAVGGHVLGALGLGHLEVPVTANVWRQSGVVPAGRLPGGTWLAGPGVGTGLWLDADAWTADDIQYRIIAS; translated from the coding sequence ATGACCAGCGCGCCGATCACCGTTGAGGATGTCGCGCTCTGTGTGTGCGAGCCGCGCGACGACCGCGGATTGACCGCGGCCGTGATCCGCCTGTTCGACGAGAGTGGCCACGAAGGCCTCGCCGAGATCTCTCGTCCGCACCACGCCGTAGACGTCGTGGCCTTTCTTGGGTCCCTATTGGACATCGGACATGAGGCCCTCGACCTTGACCGCTCCACCACGCTGGCACACCACGGTCACACCAGTCTCGAACGCGCTGTTGGCACTGCGCTCTCAACCGCGTGGCACGACCTGCAGGCACGTCAAGAGGGTCAGCACCTGGCGACCTATCTCGGCGGGGTCCGGCGCCCGGTCCTCACCTTCGCGCGCCTGTGGCTGGATGCGGTGTCCCACCGATCCGCAGATGCCTCCGACCTCATTGGTGCCGCCGAGCTCGCGGCGAGTATCGGCCACCAGGATTACCTCCTGGCGCCCTTTGTCGAGACGGCCAGCGAGCGGCCGTTGGTTGCTGGACTCGACCTGTTGACCACCGTGCGCGAAGTGGTCTCCCCCAACACCAATCTGCGCGTCGACCTCTGTAGCGACCTGGCGTTGAACGACGTCCGATGCATCGGTTCGGCCTTGAGGGACCTGCACGTCGGCACGCTGCACAATGCCGCACCGGTCGAGGACCTCGACACCTTGCACGCACTCCGCGAGGAATTTCCCTTCACCCTCACGTCCGTGGTCACCTCAGCGGCCCAAGCCAAACCAGCCATCGACCGGGGCCTCCTCGACGCGGTCTACCTCGACCTGCGCCACGGTGCTGGACCGGTTGAACTCCTCACCCACCTGCAAGAACTTCGAGCCGCTGGCGTCCAGGTCGGTGTGTGCGGAGCCACTGGCCCGATCTCTACCGCCGTGGGTGGCCACGTCCTGGGCGCCCTTGGGCTTGGGCACCTCGAGGTGCCCGTGACCGCTAACGTCTGGCGTCAATCAGGTGTGGTGCCTGCAGGACGACTACCGGGCGGGACCTGGTTGGCCGGGCCCGGTGTTGGCACAGGGTTATGGCTCGACGCCGACGCGTGGACCGCAGACGATATCCAATACCGCATCATCGCCTCCTGA
- a CDS encoding Rieske (2Fe-2S) protein gives MAKFTDQNTRLTRRGVVTGVAVVGSATGLAACGSGEEEGSPASENQPSSAAAEPSSAAKSSAGGDSGGVSVAASKVPMGGGFIDEKNKIVVTQPAKGEFKAFSAVCPHQGCVVDQVKDNEIGCPCHASTFDGSTGERTGGPAKKGLDAKKATVDGDQITVS, from the coding sequence ATGGCTAAATTCACAGACCAGAACACCCGATTGACCCGACGCGGAGTGGTGACAGGAGTCGCCGTCGTTGGTTCTGCGACCGGGCTTGCGGCCTGCGGATCGGGGGAGGAGGAAGGATCGCCAGCCTCCGAGAACCAACCCAGCAGCGCAGCCGCCGAACCGAGTTCAGCCGCAAAATCGAGCGCAGGCGGTGACAGCGGTGGCGTGAGCGTTGCCGCCTCGAAGGTGCCGATGGGAGGCGGGTTCATCGATGAGAAAAACAAGATCGTCGTAACCCAGCCTGCCAAAGGCGAGTTCAAAGCCTTCAGTGCCGTATGCCCTCATCAGGGTTGCGTCGTGGATCAAGTCAAGGACAACGAGATTGGGTGTCCCTGCCACGCCAGTACCTTCGACGGGTCGACTGGTGAGCGTACGGGCGGCCCAGCGAAGAAGGGCCTGGACGCGAAGAAGGCGACTGTGGACGGTGATCAGATCACGGTGTCCTAG